The Lucilia cuprina isolate Lc7/37 chromosome 5, ASM2204524v1, whole genome shotgun sequence genome includes a window with the following:
- the LOC111682795 gene encoding probable prefoldin subunit 2: MSGEQVKDSKMNEKLIAEFQQLRNEQRNLVNNLNTLEMDLKEHKTVIDTLKTVDPDRKCFRLIGGVLCERTVKEVLPQLVENKDFIEKTITLVTDDLTKKGLQINKFKEEHNIRIRGEQLAGADGQKSQADEKKSENRNVLVSN, from the exons atGAGTGGTGAACAAGTTAAGGAttcaaaaatgaatgaaaaactcATAGCAGAGTTTCAACAGCTTCGCAATGAGCAAAGAAACTTGGTCAACAATCTAAATACATTGGAAATGGATCTTAAAGAACACAA AACTGTGATAGACACCCTTAAAACTGTGGATCCTGATCGTAAATGTTTTCGTCTAATTGGCGGTGTTTTGTGTGAACGTACCGTTAAAGAAGTCTTACCTCAACTAGTAGAAAATAAGGATTTTATTGAGAAAACCATAACACTGGTCACAGATGATTTAACCAAAAAAGGATTACAAATCAATAAATTCAAGGAGGAACATAATATTAGAATACGTGGTGAACAGTTGGCCGGTGCAGATGGTCAAAAGTCGCAAGCAGATGAAAAGAAATCAGAAAATCGTAATGTATTAGTATCTAACTGA
- the LOC111682787 gene encoding molybdenum cofactor biosynthesis protein 1 isoform X1 yields the protein MSSFLQRGLKIKTADICNKLPTLSSSSLFSLTTSGSYFFSTKSTLKLQPVHKPTTTTKQQEHDHAKTNVPSPITPNLLKNSTLTDRFGRYHTYLRISLTERCNLRCKYCMPAEGVPLQQKNNLLTTEEIYYLARLFVEQGVRKIRLTGGEPTVRKDIVEIIGKLKQIPNLENVGITTNALVLTRLLVPMQKAGLDAINISLDTLKPKRFEEITRRRGWERVIAGIDLAIQLGYKPKINCVLMRNFNEDEICDFVEFTRDRNVDIRFIEYMPFMGNKWQTDKLLSYQDTLKIIRDKWPEFEALENGPNDTSKAYKVPGYQGQVGFITSMTEHFCGSCNRLRLTADGNLKVCLFGNKEISLRDAIRSQCSEDDLVALISAAVKRKKKQHAAISINSHHHHLKMVNKITPLSSSLTNTMLLANTFNSNQHRVVDLPTHNYCTDRKNLTHVDATTGKASMVDVSEKPVTTRNAQAMAQIYVGPAVAQLIHSNNLKKGDVLSVAQLAGILGAKRTSDLIPLCHNITITSVKVNAKLDLENHMVILDATVRCCGQTGVEMEALTAVSVAALTVYDMCKAITHDMIIKEIKLMSKSGGQRGDFKRS from the exons atgtCTTCTTTTCTACAACGTGgcctaaaaattaaaacagctGACATTTGCAACAAATTACCCactttatcatcatcatcattattttctttaacaacaagTGGCAGTTACTTTTTTTCCACCAAATCAACTTTAAAACTACAACCCGTTcacaaaccaacaacaacaaccaaacaaCAAGAGCATGACCATGCAAAG acCAATGTACCTTCTCCGATAACCCCTAACCTGCtaaaaaattcaacattaaCAGATAGATTTGGACGTTATCATACATATTTGAGAATTTCATTAACCGAACGCTGCAATTTACGCT GTAAATACTGTATGCCTGCTGAAGGTGTTCctttgcaacaaaaaaacaatctttTAACTACAGAAGAAATTTACTATTTAGCACGTTTATTTGTGGAGCAAGGTGTAAGAAAAATACGTTTAACTGGTGGAGAGCCCACAGTACGAAAAGATATTGTTGAAATTATAG GCAAACTTAAGCAAATACCAAATTTAGAAAATGTAGGCATTACCACAAATGCCTTAGTGTTAACACGACTATTGGTGCCCATGCAAAAAGCCGGTCTAGATGCCATCAACATTAGTTTGGATACCTTAAAGCCGAAACGTTTCGAAGAGATAACACGACGTCGTGGTTGGGAACGTGTTATAGCCGGCATAGATTTGGCCATACAATTGGGCTATAAACCCAAAATAAATTGTGTTCTCATGCGCAATTTCAATGAGGATGAAATTTGTGATTTTGTTGAGTTTACACGCGATCGTAATGTGGATATACGTTTTATAGAATACATGCCCTTTATGGGTAATAAATGGCAAACCGATAAATTGTTAAGCTATCAGgatactttaaaaattatacgtGATAAATGGCCAGAATTTGAGGCTTTGGAAAATGGTCCAAATGATACGTCTAAAGCTTATAAAGTACCAGGTTATCAGGGTCAAGTAGGTTTTATTACATCGATGACGGAGCATTTTTGTGGCTCCTGTAATCGTTTACGTTTGACAGCAGATGGTAATTTGAAAGTGTGTCTTTTTGGCAATAAAGAAATATCCCTAAGAGATGCCATTAGAAGTCAATGTTCCGAGGATGATTTAGTAGCATTGATATCGGCGGCTgttaaaaggaaaaagaaacaacatgcag CTATTTCTATTAATTCTCATCACCATCATTTAAAAATGGTCAATAAAATAACACCATTATCATCATCCTTAACTAATACAATGTTATTAGCAAACACCTTCAACAGCAACCAACACAGAGTAGTTGACCTACCAACACATAACTACTGTACTGACCGTAAAAATCTTACCCATGTTGATGCTACCACCGGTAAAGCGTCTATGGTTGATGTATCGGAAAAGCCAGTAACAACACGTAATGCACAAGCAATGGCTCAGATATATGTAGGTCCTGCTGTTGCCCAACTCATACATTCGAACAATCTTAAGAAAGGAGATGTCTTAAGTGTAGCTCAATTGGCTGGTATTTTAGGTGCTAAACGAACCTCTGATCTAATACCTTTATGTCATAATATCACCATAACATCGGTTAAAGTGAATGCTAAATTAGATTTAGAAAATCATATGGTTATATTAGATGCAACGGTACGCTGTTGCGGCCAAACGGGAGTTGAAATGGAAGCTTTAACTGCAGTTTCGGTGGCTGCTCTCACCGTTTACGATATGTGTAAAGCAATAACGCACGATATGAttataaaggaaataaaattaatgtctAAGTCTGGTGGTCAAAGAGGTGATTTTAAGAGAagttaa
- the LOC111682787 gene encoding molybdenum cofactor biosynthesis protein 1 isoform X2, with product MSSFLQRGLKIKTADICNKLPTLSSSSLFSLTTSGSYFFSTKSTLKLQPVHKPTTTTKQQEHDHAKTNVPSPITPNLLKNSTLTDRFGRYHTYLRISLTERCNLRCKYCMPAEGVPLQQKNNLLTTEEIYYLARLFVEQGVRKIRLTGGEPTVRKDIVEIIGKLKQIPNLENVGITTNALVLTRLLVPMQKAGLDAINISLDTLKPKRFEEITRRRGWERVIAGIDLAIQLGYKPKINCVLMRNFNEDEICDFVEFTRDRNVDIRFIEYMPFMGNKWQTDKLLSYQDTLKIIRDKWPEFEALENGPNDTSKAYKVPGYQGQVGFITSMTEHFCGSCNRLRLTADGNLKVCLFGNKEISLRDAIRSQCSEDDLVALISAAVKRKKKQHAGMLNLSQMENRPMILIGG from the exons atgtCTTCTTTTCTACAACGTGgcctaaaaattaaaacagctGACATTTGCAACAAATTACCCactttatcatcatcatcattattttctttaacaacaagTGGCAGTTACTTTTTTTCCACCAAATCAACTTTAAAACTACAACCCGTTcacaaaccaacaacaacaaccaaacaaCAAGAGCATGACCATGCAAAG acCAATGTACCTTCTCCGATAACCCCTAACCTGCtaaaaaattcaacattaaCAGATAGATTTGGACGTTATCATACATATTTGAGAATTTCATTAACCGAACGCTGCAATTTACGCT GTAAATACTGTATGCCTGCTGAAGGTGTTCctttgcaacaaaaaaacaatctttTAACTACAGAAGAAATTTACTATTTAGCACGTTTATTTGTGGAGCAAGGTGTAAGAAAAATACGTTTAACTGGTGGAGAGCCCACAGTACGAAAAGATATTGTTGAAATTATAG GCAAACTTAAGCAAATACCAAATTTAGAAAATGTAGGCATTACCACAAATGCCTTAGTGTTAACACGACTATTGGTGCCCATGCAAAAAGCCGGTCTAGATGCCATCAACATTAGTTTGGATACCTTAAAGCCGAAACGTTTCGAAGAGATAACACGACGTCGTGGTTGGGAACGTGTTATAGCCGGCATAGATTTGGCCATACAATTGGGCTATAAACCCAAAATAAATTGTGTTCTCATGCGCAATTTCAATGAGGATGAAATTTGTGATTTTGTTGAGTTTACACGCGATCGTAATGTGGATATACGTTTTATAGAATACATGCCCTTTATGGGTAATAAATGGCAAACCGATAAATTGTTAAGCTATCAGgatactttaaaaattatacgtGATAAATGGCCAGAATTTGAGGCTTTGGAAAATGGTCCAAATGATACGTCTAAAGCTTATAAAGTACCAGGTTATCAGGGTCAAGTAGGTTTTATTACATCGATGACGGAGCATTTTTGTGGCTCCTGTAATCGTTTACGTTTGACAGCAGATGGTAATTTGAAAGTGTGTCTTTTTGGCAATAAAGAAATATCCCTAAGAGATGCCATTAGAAGTCAATGTTCCGAGGATGATTTAGTAGCATTGATATCGGCGGCTgttaaaaggaaaaagaaacaacatgcag GCATGTTAAATCTGTCACAAATGGAAAATCGTCCAATGATCTTAATAGGTGGATAA
- the LOC111683781 gene encoding protein suppressor of underreplication yields MYHFTADHPPEPVRLSFRALIPGHIRQYLKDFQLDAIRFMHNFLAKGEFCVYNDESGLGKQAAVAVLLDAACSSKKCLIVVQNDDRYVNGWEFHFSVLTNINVAVIKDEKDSTDSAHNIYIAKWSTLRTIDDLSKFKFDFIILDNRGQMLNNSFCTSMLLKHYERKISILISSVDITSDLKLLHNCLRLGGRLDPQYSSFKTFEEKFKLPDAKELAYKRVDLEEYFCKRERLADYCKNFRLRRYCHQFEKQLPLVKEDRYKINLDLWREKQNATNSESSSIEYVNNHNREDEHIKDTQELFEEYCRQRRKQHLQFQQEEEKRLREREQEMLKNLQAENEVIYNVDDEVALINETPPIVTEKPPVARDNSDEAVLMSPLLVMSDSDADDEPEICHDPNNDIEIVDLASEEREEQEEQNKQSKTNADTEENKQVQENSKKISNNTNKVAKRGYKKRSELDRLDEDIVETLKITETPKRLTRHAKEEVCSAKRLKDRLEEKRAEKVNTKRTNSNERVGKATKESNNNSAASITKAIIKTEPKTPTKSNKAQKTTEEKQKETSKDKPAIENNSTIKELKGTKDNANNTTNPASTKSKTKTTTKQSRETNETSTATTPVTSRKTRTGAIEKEKEGNKTPTKTKDNQKVHIKQERLEETQTNATSSTNTNHTRVVNSEKIRLKRELEITPVGVHNKETRSMQRLTRSAGGSSKYLKKNLALQIDKVNKPKKKANDKEITTKTAANKTKKATEDNKKEPERNTQVSIISHRSSQDFETLQCAQRLSDAGAYDNGLEKSTEFLVPPTPNVIARNSLIPSSLNSSAGFFSETDVIFIPPSPLSVTNNKKRDAVITLSSSENENSTSQSSSMTSRRTRALKPKRNLQNTQSEASKVPSFSELLAQQNTRTSAKSPDLFSNCSDLLPLPCTQPPVESEEPNTPFEGFKIFGSEVKQLQQHYAFSKNNNTNITKANAKKSYREQRSCLDILEKMFEPSNKKSKSTTNETSNSASCSPTKKSKRNANTANKQKSQAPILPSHPIEAIAEARQQQELQKRKRTSTPSTSAGLQEDEIFEITNNGTFGSVMRLHSNGDISPVPQTQKSQNKQHNKITNYLIGNATQNGSSGSQEETATPNSGHSGGYSSNNMEAGTPSKRHQQLAAVQNSNVKKSPKGKCNATQATKLTKWFTKPSELSRQPSQVAKAKLINSKKTPTKQQQQHQVPAVSEEVDLTRSSPPPATTTVDKILSSNVVAVTHRCRLVD; encoded by the exons ATGTATCATTTTACGGCTGACCATCCCCCAGAGCCTGTAAGACTTTCATTTCGTGCTTTAATACCGGGTCATATACGTCAATATCTTAAGGATTTCCAATTGGATGCTATACGTTTTATGCACAATTTCTTGGCAAAGGGAGAATTTTGTGTTTACAACGATGAAAGTGGTTTGGGTAAACAGGCCGCTGTAGCCGTTCTATTGGATGCAGCTTGTAGTagtaaaaaatgcttaattgTTGTCCAAAACGATGACCGTTATGTTAATGGTTGGGAGTTTCATTTTAGCGTTTTAACAAATATCAATGTTGCGGTTATAAAAGATGAAAAAG atTCCACCGATTCTGCTCATAATATATACATTGCAAAATGGAGTACTCTGAGGACAATAGATGATttgagtaaatttaaatttgatttcataATACTCGATAATCGTGGCCAAAtgttaaataatagtttttgtacCTCAATGCTACTCAAACATTATGAACGTAAAATTAGTATATTGATCTCTAGTGTTGATATAACA AGTGATTTAAAACTTCTGCACAATTGCTTGAGATTAGGGGGACGTTTAGATCCTCAATACTCGAGTTTTAAGACATTCGAAGAGAAATTTAAACTACCCGATGCCAAGGAACTGGCTTATAAACGTGTTGATTTAGaggaatatttttgtaaaagagaaCGTTTGGCCGACTACTGCAA aaattttcgttTAAGACGTTATTGCCATCAATTTGAGAAGCAATTACCTTTGGTTAAAGAGGATCGTTATAAAATCAATCTGGATTTATGGCGTGAAAAACAAAATGCCACCAATTCGGAAAGTAGCAGTATCGAATATGTTAATAATCACAATCGTGAAGATGAACACATTAAAGATACCCAAGAATTGTTCGAAGAGTATTGTAGACAGAGACGGAAACAACATTTACAGTTCCAACAGGAAGAGGAGAAACGTTTAAGGGAGAGAGAACAAGAAATGCTTAAAAATTTACAAGCTGAAAATGAAGTTATCTATAATGTAGATGATGAAGTGGCTTTGATAAATGAAACACCTCCCATCGTTACGGAAAAACCGCCTGTCGCTCGCGACAATTCCGATGAAGCGGTTTTAATGTCACCTTTATTGGTAATGTCCGATTCGGATGCCGATGATGAACCAGAAATATGTCATGACCCCAATAATGATATAGAAATTGTGGATTTAGCCAGTGAAGAAAGAGAAGAACAGgaagaacaaaataaacaaagtaaAACTAATGCAGATACTGAGGAAAATAAGCAAGTGCAGGAAAAtagtaagaaaatttcaaataacactAATAAGGTGGCAAAAAGAGGCTACAAAAAGCGTTCTGAATTGGATAGACTGGATGAAGATATTGTGGAAACTTTGAAAATTACCGAAACGCCTAAAAGATTAACAAGGCATGCCAAAGAAGAGGTATGCTCAGCTAAAAGACTTAAAGATAGGTTAGAGGAAAAACGAGCAGAGAAGGTAAATACCAAAAGAACAAATTCAAATGAAAGAGTTGGAAAAGCCACAAAAGAGAGTAACAACAATAGCGCTGCTAGCATAACTAAAGCAATCATTAAAACTGAACCAAAAACACCCACAAAAAGTAATAAAGCCCAAAAGACTacagaagaaaaacaaaaggaaacaTCAAAAGACAAACCAGCAATAGAAAATAATAGCacaataaaagaattgaaaggTACAAAAGATAATGCAAACAACACAACTAATCCCGCGAGCACCAAATCTAAGACAAAAACCACAACTAAACAAAGTAGAGAAACAAATGAAACAAGTACAGCAACAACTCCCGTAACTTCAAGAAAAACCAGAACCGGAGCAATTGAAAAAGAGAAGGAAGGCAATAAAACTCCCACAAAAACTAAAGACAATCAAAAGGTGCATATCAAACAGGAGCGTTTAGAAGAAACACAAACTAATGCAACCAGCTCCACAAACACTAACCATACTAGAGTAGTAAATAGTGAAAAAATACGTTTAAAACGTGAATTGGAAATAACACCAGTGGGTGTACACAATAAGGAGACACGTAGTATGCAACGTTTAACAAGATCTGCGGGCGGttctagtaaatatttaaagaaaaatttggcTTTACAAATAGATAaagtaaacaaaccaaaaaagaaAGCAAACGATAAGGAAATCACAACAAAAACTGCagcaaataaaactaaaaaggcAACCGAAGATAACAAAAAAGAGCCGGAAAGAAATACACAAGTTTCGATTATTTCCCATAGAAGTTCACAAGATTTTGAAACACTACAGTGTGCTCAACGTTTAAGTGATGCGGGCGCTTATGATAATGGTCTGGAAAAGTCAACGGAATTCTTGGTGCCGCCTACACCAAATGTTATAGCCCGAAATTCTCTAATACCCTCCTCCTTAAACTCATCGGCCGGGTTCTTTAGTGAAACTGATGTTATATTCATACCACCTAGCCCCCTGAGCgttacaaataacaaaaaacgtGATGCTGTTATAACACTTTCAAGTTCTGAAAATGAAAATAGCACTTCACAATCGTCGTCAATGACTAGTCGCAGAACACGTGCCTTAAAACCAAAACGAAATCTACAAAACACCCAAAGCGAAGCCAGTAAAGTACCCAGCTTTTCTGAACTGCTAGCACAACAGAATACACGTACAAGTGCCAAATCACCTGATCTCTTTAGTAATTGCTCAGATTTACTGCCATTACCCTGTACCCAACCACCTGTCGAGAGTGAAGAACCTAATACACCATTTgaaggttttaaaattttcggttCCGAAGTCAAGCAATTGCAGCAACATTATGCTTtctcaaaaaataacaataccAACATAACTAAAGCTAATGCTAAGAAATCCTATCGAGAACAGCGTAGCTGTTtagatattttagaaaaaatgtttgaaccttctaataaaaaatcaaaatccaCAACAAATGAAACATCTAACAGTGCTAGCTGCTCAcccacaaaaaaatcaaaacgtaATGCTAATAcggcaaataaacaaaaatcacaGGCTCCCATATTACCCTCACATCCCATAGAAGCCATAGCTGAGGCTCGTCAACAGCAAGAACTACAAAAACGCAAACGTACTTCAACGCCTTCTACTTCAGCGGGCCTGCAGGAGGATGAAATCTTTGAAATTACCAATAATGGCACTTTTGGCAGTGTTATGCGTTTACACTCCAACGGTGATATATCACCCGTACCGCAAACTCAAAAGTCCCAAAACAAGCAACACAATAAAATCACCAATTATCTCATAGGTAATGCCACACAAAATGGAAGCTCTGGCTCACAAGAAGAAACAGCAACACCCAATAGTGGCCACAGTGGAGGCTATAGTAGTAATAATATGGAGGCTGGAACTCCTAGTAAACGTCATCAACAGCTGGCGGCCGTACAAAATTCGAATGTTAAAAAATCACCTAAAGGTAAATGTAATGCAACACAAGCTACTAAACTAACTAAATGGTTTACAAAACCTTCGGAACTGAGTCGTCAACCAAGTCAAGTGGCCAAAGCTAAGTTAATCAATTCAAAAAAGACACCcaccaaacaacaacaacaacatcaagtGCCAGCGGTAAGTGAAGAAGTTGATTTGACTAGATCATCACCACCACCAGCCACAACAACAG ttgaCAAAATACTCTCTTCTAATGTGGTCGCGGTCACACATCGTTGCCGGTTGGttgattaa
- the LOC111683776 gene encoding uncharacterized protein LOC111683776, whose translation MKRPLKRCNIKSASLVFSVLLVLYLVFSSGYHKYEIDGVIKNSRPEDVWNYVADFSKMRLLNPTILNFRILSDSGHTHDWRYTVEYTERLSHWPYWLNTARANYIVVKSLPQVNPEVYSIKSNHETCFFKGLYCLHAESEFNFAAQAGNTYCSEKIRYECPPFLSLACKRELEYQRKAVMHNLTIIFSKKY comes from the exons atgaaacgaCCATTAAAACGTTGCAATATCAAAAGTGCTTCTTTAGTTTTTAGTGTACTATTGGTGTTATATTTAGTTTTCTCTAGTGGTTATCATAAATACGAAATAGATGGTGTTATCAAAAATTCTAGACCGGAAGATGTTTGGAATTATGTGGCTGATTTTAGTAAAATGAGACTATTAAATCCTACAAT tttaaattttagaattttatcgGATAGTGGTCATACACACGATTGGCGTTATACGGTTGAATATACTGAACGTTTGTCTCATTGGCCATACTGGTTAAATACAGCTAGAGCTAACTATATTGTTGTTAAATCATTGCCACAAGTAAACCCCGAAGTGTATTCCATAAAATCTAATCATGAAACATGCTTTTTTAAAGGCCTATATTGTT tacatGCCGAAAGTGAATTTAATTTTGCTGCCCAGGCCGGTAATACTTACTGCAGTGAGAAAATACGCTATGAATGTCCACCCTTTTTGAGTTTAGCCTGTAAACGTGAATTGGAATATCAACGTAAGGCGGTTATGCATAATCTCACcataatatttagtaaaaaatattaa